One Lujinxingia sediminis DNA window includes the following coding sequences:
- a CDS encoding aminopeptidase P N-terminal domain-containing protein, with protein MVMIEQEVFEARRARLMEKIGPEGVLIVVGPSMRQRSNDTEYTYRPSSDLLYLSGFREPESVLVLAPGREEGAFGLFVPDRDPSKEQWEGRRAGPEGAVARFGADVAFGLSQLDEELPKFLKGRQTLYYTLGVEQAFDQRVIGWVQSLRHRRNQHLAMPAAIADARDLLFEARLIKGEAELNVLRRACEISAEAHILAMKHCRPGMMEYELQALIEYHFRRSGGSGPAYASIVGGGDNATILHYTENEDRIGEDDVVLIDAGCEYGYYAGDITRSFPASGRFSEPQRRLYQAVLDVLEATTAMIKPGLPYDSLQEEASKMLAQAMIDLGIVKETLEETLESKSYRKYYPHGIGHWLGMDVHDVGLYKLDEDTSRPLEPGMVLTIEPGIYVPADDENAPEELRGIGVRIEDDILVTAEGYENLTAMCPKAIDEVEALVGSADTRALAF; from the coding sequence ATGGTCATGATCGAACAAGAGGTCTTTGAGGCGCGCCGCGCGCGACTGATGGAGAAGATCGGCCCCGAGGGCGTGCTGATCGTGGTGGGCCCCTCGATGCGCCAGCGCTCCAATGACACTGAGTACACCTACCGCCCCTCAAGCGATCTTCTCTACCTGAGCGGATTTCGAGAGCCGGAGTCGGTGCTCGTGCTGGCCCCGGGCCGCGAAGAGGGGGCGTTCGGGCTCTTTGTGCCCGATCGTGACCCGAGCAAGGAGCAGTGGGAAGGCCGCCGCGCCGGCCCCGAGGGGGCCGTGGCGCGTTTCGGGGCGGATGTCGCCTTCGGGCTGAGTCAGCTCGATGAGGAGCTTCCGAAGTTTCTGAAAGGCCGCCAGACCCTCTATTACACCCTGGGCGTGGAGCAGGCCTTTGATCAGCGGGTGATCGGCTGGGTGCAGTCCTTGCGCCATCGCCGCAACCAGCACCTGGCGATGCCGGCGGCCATCGCCGATGCGCGCGACCTGCTCTTTGAGGCACGTCTGATCAAAGGGGAGGCCGAGCTCAACGTCCTGCGCCGCGCCTGCGAGATCTCCGCAGAAGCGCACATCCTGGCGATGAAGCACTGCCGCCCGGGCATGATGGAGTACGAGCTTCAGGCGCTCATCGAATACCACTTCCGCCGCAGCGGGGGCAGCGGTCCGGCCTACGCCTCGATCGTGGGCGGCGGCGATAACGCCACGATTTTGCACTATACCGAAAACGAAGATCGCATCGGTGAAGACGATGTGGTGCTCATCGACGCCGGCTGCGAGTACGGCTACTACGCCGGCGATATCACCCGCAGCTTCCCGGCCAGCGGGCGCTTCTCCGAGCCGCAGCGACGCCTCTACCAGGCGGTGCTCGACGTGCTGGAGGCGACCACCGCCATGATCAAGCCCGGACTCCCCTATGATTCGCTTCAGGAGGAGGCCTCGAAGATGCTCGCGCAGGCGATGATCGACCTGGGCATCGTCAAGGAGACCCTGGAAGAGACCCTCGAGTCGAAGTCCTACCGCAAGTATTACCCCCACGGCATCGGTCACTGGCTGGGCATGGACGTCCACGACGTTGGACTCTACAAGCTCGACGAAGACACCTCTCGCCCCCTTGAGCCGGGCATGGTGCTCACCATTGAGCCGGGTATCTATGTGCCCGCCGACGATGAGAATGCCCCCGAAGAGCTGCGTGGCATCGGCGTGCGTATCGAAGACGATATTCTGGTCACCGCCGAAGGTTATGAGAACCTCACCGCGATGTGTCCCAAAGCGATCGACGAGGTCGAGGCGCTGGTGGGCTCGGCCGATACCAGGGCGCTCGCGTTTTGA
- a CDS encoding ComEA family DNA-binding protein, protein MPDCTQMTCQIVDALRGYGERCPRLGRRRGHHPGEFWLTFLLIGVVIFSGCESANASESGRTYRPLHASCPTPPSASGDALQPAIFFDDEETGRDDLSDTESEELDSVDGMLALSDIDDGEPRLFEHGIDDGAPLVESAEHELRVFSSDSLVPLMSKEPSDDLLHELHALDIVELDTHSAPDPHAHHPRAEPASDPGPTTPTAQSEHAAEDDDPAASAPSPGLAEAPAPITKVNINTATEAELTSIRGIGPALAGRILDYRSQRPFTRLSHLKRVKGIGPATYRRLLPHITLEDLANAPESNAQN, encoded by the coding sequence ATGCCTGATTGCACGCAGATGACTTGCCAGATCGTCGATGCTTTACGTGGCTACGGCGAGCGTTGTCCCCGCCTGGGTCGTCGTCGCGGGCACCATCCGGGCGAGTTCTGGCTGACGTTTCTCCTGATAGGGGTGGTGATCTTCAGCGGCTGCGAGAGCGCCAACGCCAGCGAGTCGGGCCGTACCTACCGCCCGCTCCACGCGAGCTGCCCCACCCCACCGAGCGCCTCCGGCGACGCCCTGCAACCAGCGATCTTTTTCGATGATGAGGAGACGGGTCGAGACGACCTCAGCGACACGGAGAGCGAGGAGCTCGATTCCGTCGACGGCATGCTCGCGCTGAGTGACATCGACGATGGTGAGCCGCGGCTCTTCGAGCACGGCATCGACGATGGCGCTCCGCTCGTCGAGAGCGCGGAGCATGAGCTACGTGTGTTCTCCAGTGATTCGCTCGTCCCACTCATGTCGAAGGAGCCTTCCGATGATCTTCTCCACGAGCTCCACGCCCTTGACATCGTAGAGCTCGATACGCACTCAGCGCCCGATCCCCACGCCCACCACCCGCGCGCCGAACCCGCGTCTGACCCCGGCCCCACGACGCCCACCGCACAGAGCGAACACGCGGCCGAAGACGACGATCCCGCCGCGTCCGCCCCATCACCCGGGCTTGCCGAAGCGCCAGCGCCGATCACAAAGGTCAACATCAACACCGCCACCGAGGCCGAGCTCACCTCCATCCGCGGCATCGGCCCCGCACTGGCCGGGCGCATCCTCGACTACCGCAGCCAGCGGCCCTTCACTCGCCTGAGTCACCTCAAACGTGTCAAAGGCATCGGCCCGGCTACCTACCGGCGACTTCTGCCTCATATCACTCTGGAAGACCTGGCGAACGCGCCGGAGTCGAACGCGCAGAATTGA
- a CDS encoding thioredoxin family protein, whose translation MALLETQAPALGTPAPDFALPDTEGVTRRLDDFASSPVLVVMFICNHCPYVKAVFDRLVALPDDFPEGNVAFVAISANDAERYPQDGPDAMAELARERRFPFPYLYDETQEVARAYGAVCTPDFFVYDHNRQLAYCGRLDDNWKDPHAVKRRELHDAIAALLDGSRPVEEQHPSMGCSIKWKP comes from the coding sequence ATGGCCCTGCTCGAAACCCAGGCCCCCGCGCTCGGCACCCCCGCTCCTGACTTTGCGCTCCCCGACACCGAGGGGGTCACTCGCCGCCTCGACGACTTCGCCTCCAGCCCGGTGCTCGTGGTGATGTTCATCTGCAACCACTGCCCCTATGTCAAAGCGGTGTTCGACCGGCTGGTCGCCCTCCCCGACGACTTCCCCGAGGGCAACGTGGCCTTTGTGGCCATCAGCGCCAACGACGCCGAGCGCTACCCCCAGGACGGCCCCGACGCCATGGCGGAGCTTGCCCGCGAGAGGCGTTTCCCCTTCCCCTACCTCTACGATGAAACCCAGGAGGTCGCCCGGGCCTACGGCGCGGTGTGCACGCCGGACTTTTTTGTGTACGACCACAATCGCCAGCTGGCCTACTGCGGCCGCCTGGACGATAACTGGAAAGATCCCCACGCGGTAAAACGTCGCGAACTTCACGACGCGATCGCCGCGCTGCTTGACGGAAGCCGTCCCGTCGAGGAACAACACCCCTCGATGGGTTGTAGCATCAAGTGGAAACCCTGA
- the tatC gene encoding twin-arginine translocase subunit TatC codes for MSPNHDVEPRSEASAESLQEMRMSFMAHLVELRRRFLYSFIAMVIAFLICWGFAAEIFDFLLQPLIKAAPEGELANMHNTDLAEPFFTLLKTALLAAVFLASPAIIYNVWKFVAPGLYPDEKRAAVPFVAGATLFFLLGASFCYYVVIPFGYAFLLGFSLEVSNPTLMIKDYFALTTKLLLGFGMVFELPVVTSLLSAVGVLTHRHLLQHWRIAVVAAFIIAAILTPPDVVTQLMLAAPLMLLYGISIAVAYVITKRRERRIAKELAELS; via the coding sequence ATGAGCCCGAACCACGATGTTGAGCCCCGCTCGGAGGCCTCCGCCGAGAGCCTGCAGGAGATGCGCATGAGCTTTATGGCGCACCTTGTAGAGCTGCGCCGGCGCTTTCTCTACAGCTTCATCGCGATGGTCATCGCGTTTCTGATCTGCTGGGGCTTTGCCGCCGAGATCTTCGACTTCTTACTGCAACCCCTGATCAAAGCCGCCCCCGAAGGGGAGCTGGCCAACATGCATAACACCGATCTGGCAGAGCCCTTCTTCACCCTGCTCAAGACGGCGCTTCTGGCCGCGGTCTTTCTGGCCTCTCCGGCGATCATCTACAACGTCTGGAAGTTCGTCGCCCCGGGGCTCTACCCCGACGAAAAACGCGCAGCCGTGCCCTTTGTGGCCGGCGCGACCCTCTTCTTTTTGCTGGGCGCGAGCTTTTGTTATTACGTGGTCATTCCCTTCGGCTACGCCTTCTTGCTGGGCTTCTCGCTGGAGGTCTCCAACCCGACCTTGATGATCAAAGACTACTTCGCGCTCACCACCAAGCTCCTGCTGGGCTTCGGGATGGTCTTTGAGCTTCCGGTGGTCACCTCCCTGCTCTCGGCGGTGGGGGTGCTGACCCATCGCCACCTGCTGCAGCACTGGCGCATCGCGGTGGTAGCCGCCTTTATCATCGCCGCCATTCTCACCCCCCCCGACGTGGTCACGCAGCTGATGCTGGCCGCTCCGCTGATGCTCCTCTACGGCATCTCCATCGCGGTGGCCTACGTCATCACGAAACGTCGTGAGCGCCGCATTGCAAAAGAGCTGGCCGAGTTATCCTGA
- a CDS encoding Sec-independent protein translocase subunit TatA/TatB, with protein MFGISFPELMIIAALVLVVAGPEKLPEFARWAGKGMRELRKASNTLRDALMIDDLDLDKPRKRITSSAPAASSAPSSSAVSDGAESPSPAADAAPTTRVSTASAPRDRYPSAEPSGLDQLDEADFDRLLEQQYLLHHNQLKAVALTPALPTSEIHAVSLSASRSAAESDTMTRHPVALVASQAPEPMR; from the coding sequence ATGTTCGGCATCTCCTTTCCAGAATTAATGATCATCGCCGCACTTGTGTTGGTGGTGGCCGGTCCCGAGAAGTTGCCGGAGTTCGCGCGCTGGGCCGGTAAAGGCATGCGCGAGCTGCGCAAGGCCTCCAACACCCTGCGCGACGCGTTGATGATCGACGATCTCGACCTCGACAAACCCAGAAAACGCATCACGTCCAGCGCACCTGCGGCCAGCTCAGCTCCCTCCTCATCGGCGGTATCAGATGGCGCCGAGTCGCCCTCACCCGCTGCCGATGCCGCGCCCACCACGCGAGTCTCCACCGCCTCGGCGCCGCGGGATCGCTACCCCAGCGCGGAGCCCTCCGGCCTGGACCAGCTCGATGAGGCCGACTTCGATCGCCTGCTCGAGCAGCAGTACCTGCTGCATCATAACCAACTCAAAGCTGTGGCGCTCACCCCGGCGCTCCCCACCTCCGAGATCCACGCGGTGAGCCTGAGCGCTTCACGTAGCGCGGCGGAGTCCGACACGATGACGCGACACCCTGTGGCGCTGGTCGCCTCTCAGGCTCCGGAGCCGATGCGATGA
- a CDS encoding M20/M25/M40 family metallo-hydrolase: MAPTDPSDTLATTLQTWLEVDSTSGEEKAFLELLEAELKEAGFSRIDRQDVAPGRYNLLARTERPARLLYSTHVDTVPPFLPVRREGDRIFGRGACDTKGGLLAMLQAAKRLLAAGERDLGFLLVVGEEVDHCGAKKSVALSHLKEEGLERIILCEPTINRVVAAQKGMLKFTLKTEGVAGHSAFVDRGTSAINKLLDVLERMRQHDWPTDTILGPTTLNIGTIEGGVAANVFAPSAQAQVLMRAVSPIAPLLQRVEALAGEEARVEGAVYNDPVFFDPPEGYEVATVPFNTDATYVSELAPVWLVGPGDIRVAHADHEHIDVSDLQAGIDLYTELGTLALRTQR; the protein is encoded by the coding sequence ATGGCCCCGACCGACCCCTCCGACACTCTGGCAACGACGCTGCAAACCTGGCTTGAAGTCGACTCCACCAGCGGCGAAGAGAAGGCGTTTCTGGAGCTTCTGGAGGCCGAGCTGAAAGAGGCCGGCTTCAGCCGCATCGATCGCCAGGATGTCGCCCCGGGGCGCTACAACCTGCTGGCGCGTACCGAGCGGCCGGCGCGCCTGCTCTACTCCACCCACGTCGATACGGTTCCCCCCTTTTTACCGGTTCGACGCGAGGGCGACCGCATCTTCGGACGCGGAGCCTGCGACACCAAGGGCGGGCTTCTGGCGATGCTTCAGGCCGCAAAGCGCCTGCTGGCCGCCGGAGAGCGCGACCTGGGATTCTTGTTGGTGGTCGGCGAAGAGGTGGACCATTGCGGCGCAAAGAAAAGCGTGGCGTTGAGCCACCTGAAGGAAGAGGGGCTTGAGCGCATCATCCTCTGCGAGCCCACCATCAACCGGGTGGTCGCCGCGCAAAAAGGCATGCTCAAATTCACCCTGAAGACCGAGGGCGTGGCCGGCCATTCGGCCTTTGTGGACCGGGGCACCTCGGCGATCAACAAACTCCTCGATGTGCTTGAGCGCATGCGCCAGCACGACTGGCCCACGGACACCATTCTGGGGCCGACGACGCTGAACATCGGCACCATTGAGGGGGGTGTGGCGGCCAACGTCTTTGCGCCCTCGGCGCAGGCGCAGGTTCTGATGCGCGCCGTCAGCCCGATCGCGCCGCTGCTCCAGAGGGTTGAGGCACTGGCCGGCGAGGAGGCGCGGGTGGAGGGGGCGGTTTACAACGACCCGGTCTTCTTCGATCCGCCCGAGGGTTACGAGGTGGCGACGGTGCCTTTCAACACCGACGCGACCTACGTCAGCGAGCTTGCGCCGGTATGGCTTGTGGGTCCGGGCGATATTCGCGTGGCCCACGCCGACCACGAGCATATTGATGTGAGCGATCTTCAGGCGGGCATCGACCTCTACACCGAGCTCGGCACTCTGGCGCTCCGAACGCAACGCTGA